The Lacipirellula parvula genome window below encodes:
- a CDS encoding sulfatase-like hydrolase/transferase, which translates to MTVGALVLACPLQAFAASSKPNILFILGDDIGWTQTSVQMDPNIPFSKSDYHETPNLERLASQGMRFSNAYGQPMCSPGKIALLTGKSPAQNQMNNVIDYTLFPDAVYSGHELTGVLPMYKLDENKTVADWLKAKTPDYGTAMIRKDHVGATPTEYGFDLYDFFLNGYAPAGEDPHKLFSTANRANAYINDQASQDKPFFMLLAPSASHAPYEYRQSTFQYFQNKAKGARHKSDQLAADTFELDAMVGQVLDNLDAQGLSDNTYVFFTSDNGGNASARFNEPLIGGKGNIYEGGLRVPFIVRGPGIAPNSTSSVPTVGMDLFATASEIAGITAPLDPMLESASILPVLHNNGQLPGGVPLQRAFGANGELFFHIPHYSDNATPMSAIRDGDYKLIKIYAESGNPEQIMLFNIAANPTESTNVNSPLNLASQMPQKVQQMLGKLDNWLTGVDASMPQRDTDPVMFTWNASQRGEYPTQWRSTTRVKDFRSETWDAVHNQPHNPAYDAKLVATTPLQPNLAHDAYKFDGNDYMFRPFFRVSDPKANSPYDKDNSATLSMWLKIDAMDRNQLVFETGDGNSAGMSMSIGDADGDGVFNDVRVRVLGQGDVSLTATGKLDVFDNPTKRFMEVTAVISDDPANRYLDLYINGALFTHIAGIAGAAGTVNWDGLDEAGLGNARGYSSNNVGGNGGTGPRPFLGGFRGQIAEMRFANYAVTAANVASMYNAKFDAAGYRVQGVSGQAAVPGARPTDLSLGMSESAGMQVSQETRGRLLQALSVDAIVTPGENNSANNGFSSGVLAQNAEYVSYMLNFDPQGNEVGTMKQIVGSVTFSDDIIGLITNVGTLALSDKIVGGFGNYGQAANRGVAFDPANQVTISADHRTITFNLSVAGDDALQFRVLTALNLTPNDADFNNDGYVNNDDLVIWKGAFGTTTAGDANGDGVTDGADFLVWQQTFGTGPVATTAASATVPEPAAASLLAIAAVAGWAARRRQTA; encoded by the coding sequence ATGACTGTCGGCGCACTTGTTCTCGCCTGCCCGTTGCAGGCGTTCGCCGCCTCGTCGAAACCGAATATCTTGTTCATCCTCGGCGATGACATCGGTTGGACGCAGACGTCGGTCCAAATGGACCCGAACATTCCTTTCTCCAAAAGCGACTACCACGAAACTCCCAATCTCGAACGGCTCGCCTCGCAAGGCATGCGGTTCTCCAACGCTTACGGCCAGCCGATGTGCTCGCCCGGCAAGATCGCGCTGCTGACCGGCAAAAGTCCCGCCCAGAATCAAATGAACAACGTCATCGACTACACGTTGTTCCCCGACGCCGTCTACTCCGGGCACGAACTCACCGGCGTCCTGCCCATGTACAAGTTGGATGAAAACAAGACGGTCGCCGATTGGCTGAAAGCGAAGACCCCCGACTACGGCACCGCGATGATCCGCAAGGATCACGTCGGAGCGACGCCGACCGAATATGGCTTCGATTTGTACGACTTCTTCCTGAACGGGTACGCCCCGGCCGGCGAAGATCCGCACAAGTTGTTCAGCACGGCCAATCGCGCGAACGCCTACATCAACGACCAGGCCTCGCAAGACAAGCCCTTCTTCATGCTGCTGGCGCCCAGCGCGTCGCATGCTCCGTACGAGTACCGACAGTCGACGTTCCAGTACTTCCAAAACAAAGCGAAAGGCGCTCGCCACAAGTCGGACCAGTTGGCCGCCGACACGTTCGAATTGGACGCCATGGTCGGCCAGGTGCTCGATAATTTGGATGCGCAGGGACTCTCCGACAACACCTACGTCTTCTTCACCTCCGACAACGGCGGCAACGCCTCGGCGCGATTCAACGAGCCGCTGATCGGCGGCAAAGGCAACATCTACGAAGGCGGCTTGCGCGTGCCGTTCATCGTCAGGGGGCCCGGCATCGCGCCGAACTCCACGAGCAGCGTCCCCACCGTCGGCATGGATCTCTTCGCTACCGCCTCGGAAATCGCCGGCATCACGGCGCCGCTCGACCCCATGCTCGAAAGCGCCTCGATCCTGCCGGTCCTCCACAATAACGGCCAGTTGCCGGGCGGCGTGCCGCTGCAACGGGCGTTCGGGGCCAACGGCGAGTTGTTCTTCCACATTCCCCACTACTCCGACAACGCCACGCCGATGTCGGCGATCCGCGACGGCGATTACAAGCTCATTAAGATCTATGCCGAGAGCGGCAATCCTGAGCAAATCATGCTCTTCAACATCGCCGCCAACCCGACGGAAAGCACGAACGTCAATTCGCCGCTAAACCTTGCCTCGCAAATGCCGCAGAAGGTGCAGCAAATGCTCGGCAAGTTGGACAATTGGCTCACCGGCGTCGACGCCTCGATGCCGCAACGCGACACCGACCCCGTCATGTTCACCTGGAACGCCAGCCAACGCGGCGAATACCCGACGCAGTGGCGCTCGACCACGCGGGTGAAAGACTTCCGCAGCGAAACCTGGGACGCCGTTCACAACCAGCCCCACAATCCGGCCTATGACGCGAAGCTCGTCGCGACGACTCCGCTCCAACCGAATCTGGCCCACGACGCCTACAAGTTCGACGGCAACGACTACATGTTCCGTCCCTTCTTCCGCGTCTCCGACCCGAAGGCGAATAGCCCCTACGACAAAGACAACTCGGCGACGCTGAGCATGTGGCTCAAAATCGACGCGATGGATCGCAACCAACTCGTCTTCGAAACCGGCGATGGAAATTCAGCCGGCATGTCGATGTCGATCGGCGACGCCGACGGCGACGGCGTGTTCAACGACGTTCGCGTTCGGGTGCTCGGGCAGGGCGACGTCAGCCTGACCGCCACCGGCAAGCTCGACGTCTTCGACAACCCGACCAAACGGTTCATGGAAGTGACGGCCGTCATTTCGGACGACCCGGCAAATCGCTACCTCGATCTCTACATCAACGGCGCCCTCTTTACCCACATCGCCGGCATCGCGGGCGCCGCCGGTACGGTCAATTGGGACGGGCTCGACGAAGCCGGCCTCGGCAACGCCCGCGGCTATTCTTCGAACAACGTCGGCGGTAACGGCGGCACTGGCCCGCGGCCGTTCCTCGGCGGCTTCCGCGGCCAGATCGCCGAGATGCGCTTCGCTAACTACGCGGTCACCGCAGCCAACGTCGCCAGCATGTACAACGCCAAGTTCGACGCGGCCGGCTACCGCGTTCAAGGCGTGAGCGGTCAAGCCGCCGTTCCCGGCGCACGGCCCACCGATCTCTCGCTGGGGATGTCGGAATCGGCCGGAATGCAAGTCTCTCAGGAGACGCGGGGACGACTCCTGCAAGCGCTCAGCGTCGACGCCATCGTCACTCCCGGCGAAAACAACTCGGCCAACAACGGCTTCTCCAGCGGCGTGCTGGCCCAAAACGCCGAGTACGTCAGCTACATGCTGAACTTCGATCCGCAAGGCAACGAAGTCGGCACGATGAAGCAAATCGTCGGGTCGGTCACCTTCTCCGACGACATCATCGGTTTGATTACCAACGTCGGCACGCTGGCTCTCTCCGACAAAATCGTCGGCGGCTTTGGCAACTACGGACAAGCGGCCAATCGCGGGGTCGCCTTCGACCCGGCGAATCAGGTCACGATTTCCGCCGACCATCGCACGATCACCTTCAACCTGAGCGTGGCAGGCGACGATGCGTTGCAGTTCCGCGTG
- a CDS encoding sulfatase-like hydrolase/transferase yields MTNFSSAVRFAATKFARPAIALATLGAFALVSVETASAQPAAPNIIVMIMDDLSWNGLSVLMDPNVPNSKSDFYQTPHIGALAQSGMRFSNGYAPTSMCSPTRAALLTGKSPGQLQSTELKDAQPGTDRYMGSFTGLPLTPPTPEFFDPTQLTIPRILKQSNPNYTSGLIGKWHLDIPTTVTPASAGFDYYRDVGVPSQNVDPWGLEALAHEADTFMTQSVNSNTPFFMQYAPKAPHPPIYAKPETRAKYEALPKGAVHKDPGYAAMIEHMDDSVGAVLDRVQELGIADNTYILFTSDHGAALNLSSGYPLRGGKSSILEGGVRVPYIVAGPGIAANTFSDLPVTTMDIFSTVASWGGYTGPVPQGVEGADLNVVLKNGGVLPAGVDHLERQYSEGGEIYVHQPQYMAVGPSTRLIPASFVREGDYKLYRQYGENGAADKYFLYNLKTDIGEAVNVANQNPTIVADLKAKLNNYLAKIDASFAYDVRTNINLTWNAETPGVDTTLWRSLENVDYKARESWTINAGGEAPTRLAAERYQANLSKAAFNFDGGDGMNTRFFHVSDPTARTTTLNPGTNDFDRSMSAQVWFRADDLQGSGILMESGDGTKGMSLTLGNADGVGGSNDLRFRVLGANGEALTLDVPIDRFADPTKDFIQATAVFNDSNTDRYLQLYVNGALVGQINGQLGDAHSLQWDGYDRAGLGNVGGDGLGAAGGSGVQPFTGGFRGEMASAKFNNYALTPANVLASYNSALAPVTFGVKSFGGGATSLASRPSSVAKNSAAVESAAVRIFHERSDRLDQSLTLDAALPANVILRPGAMGSTAQLAAGTLVSSYLFDLDPVGSAGSAVTSSGVITFNQIILGIMFDDASLAATDKILGSIGDYGVTSDRGLTLMGSGSTGDFIKISADRLTLSFRLTAAGDQMQQFRVVTGFMGPGDFNGDGIVNSADLTVWKTAFGTSAAGDANGDGITDGADFMIWQQNNGTGVAYGSSAVASNVTNVAANTTSVAAVPEPSAAAMLLIGMAASAAGIQRRKKAVRIG; encoded by the coding sequence ATGACTAACTTCTCTTCCGCGGTCCGATTTGCTGCCACCAAGTTCGCTCGGCCTGCCATTGCCTTGGCAACCCTTGGGGCCTTCGCGCTCGTCTCCGTCGAGACAGCCTCGGCCCAGCCTGCCGCGCCGAACATCATCGTGATGATCATGGACGACCTGAGCTGGAACGGCCTCTCGGTCCTCATGGATCCGAACGTGCCGAATTCCAAGAGCGACTTCTATCAAACCCCGCACATCGGGGCGCTCGCGCAGTCCGGCATGCGGTTCAGCAATGGTTACGCTCCCACGTCGATGTGCAGCCCGACGCGCGCCGCACTGCTCACCGGCAAAAGCCCCGGCCAACTTCAATCAACGGAGCTGAAAGACGCGCAGCCTGGCACGGACCGTTACATGGGTTCCTTTACGGGATTGCCGCTCACTCCTCCGACGCCTGAATTCTTCGACCCCACCCAACTCACAATTCCGCGCATCCTGAAACAGTCGAACCCCAACTACACGTCGGGGCTCATCGGTAAGTGGCATCTCGACATTCCCACGACGGTCACGCCTGCCTCCGCAGGCTTCGACTACTACCGAGACGTTGGCGTCCCTTCGCAGAACGTCGACCCGTGGGGCCTCGAAGCCCTCGCGCACGAAGCCGACACGTTCATGACGCAGTCGGTGAATAGCAACACGCCCTTCTTCATGCAGTACGCGCCGAAGGCGCCCCATCCCCCGATCTACGCCAAGCCCGAAACCCGCGCCAAGTACGAAGCGCTCCCCAAGGGGGCCGTCCACAAAGATCCCGGCTACGCCGCCATGATCGAACACATGGACGACTCCGTCGGCGCCGTGCTCGATCGCGTCCAAGAACTCGGCATCGCCGACAACACCTACATCCTGTTCACGTCCGACCACGGCGCCGCGCTCAACCTCAGCTCCGGCTACCCGCTGCGCGGCGGAAAGTCATCGATCCTTGAAGGCGGCGTTCGCGTCCCCTATATCGTCGCGGGCCCCGGCATCGCTGCGAATACGTTCAGCGATCTCCCCGTCACGACGATGGATATCTTCTCGACCGTCGCTTCCTGGGGCGGCTACACCGGACCGGTCCCGCAAGGGGTTGAAGGCGCCGACCTCAACGTCGTGCTGAAAAACGGCGGCGTCCTGCCCGCCGGCGTCGACCACCTGGAGCGGCAGTACAGCGAAGGGGGCGAAATCTACGTTCACCAACCGCAGTACATGGCGGTTGGTCCGAGCACGCGGCTCATTCCCGCATCGTTCGTCCGCGAAGGCGATTACAAGCTCTACCGCCAATACGGCGAAAACGGGGCCGCCGACAAGTACTTCCTTTACAACCTCAAGACCGACATCGGCGAAGCCGTCAACGTTGCGAACCAAAACCCGACGATCGTCGCCGATCTGAAGGCCAAGCTCAACAACTACTTGGCAAAAATCGACGCCTCGTTCGCCTACGACGTCCGGACGAACATCAACCTCACTTGGAATGCCGAAACGCCGGGAGTCGACACCACCCTCTGGCGCTCACTGGAAAACGTCGATTACAAGGCTCGCGAAAGCTGGACGATTAACGCGGGAGGCGAAGCGCCGACTCGTCTCGCTGCCGAGCGCTACCAGGCCAATCTGTCGAAGGCGGCGTTCAACTTCGACGGCGGCGACGGCATGAACACTCGTTTCTTCCATGTGAGCGACCCGACCGCCCGCACGACGACGCTCAATCCCGGCACCAACGACTTCGACCGTTCGATGTCGGCCCAAGTCTGGTTCCGCGCCGACGACTTGCAAGGCAGCGGCATCCTGATGGAATCGGGCGACGGCACGAAGGGCATGTCGCTCACCCTCGGCAACGCCGACGGCGTCGGCGGCAGCAACGATCTCCGCTTCCGCGTCCTCGGCGCCAACGGCGAGGCCCTCACGCTCGACGTCCCGATCGACCGTTTCGCCGATCCGACGAAGGACTTCATTCAGGCCACTGCCGTCTTCAACGACAGCAACACCGACCGCTATCTCCAGCTGTACGTCAACGGCGCGCTTGTCGGCCAAATCAACGGCCAGCTGGGCGATGCGCACAGCCTGCAGTGGGACGGCTACGATCGCGCCGGCCTCGGCAACGTCGGCGGCGACGGGCTCGGCGCGGCCGGCGGTTCCGGCGTCCAGCCGTTCACCGGCGGTTTCCGCGGCGAGATGGCGAGCGCCAAATTCAATAACTACGCTCTGACGCCGGCGAATGTGCTCGCCAGCTACAATTCGGCGTTGGCGCCCGTCACGTTCGGCGTGAAGAGCTTCGGCGGCGGCGCCACCAGCCTTGCCAGCCGCCCCAGCAGCGTCGCAAAGAATTCGGCGGCCGTGGAATCCGCAGCCGTCCGCATCTTCCACGAACGCAGCGACCGCCTCGACCAAAGCCTGACGCTCGACGCGGCCTTGCCCGCCAACGTCATCCTGCGGCCGGGCGCCATGGGATCCACCGCCCAATTGGCGGCGGGCACCCTGGTCAGCAGCTACCTGTTCGACCTCGACCCCGTCGGCTCGGCGGGAAGCGCCGTCACCTCCTCGGGCGTCATTACGTTTAACCAGATTATCCTCGGCATCATGTTCGACGACGCCTCGCTGGCCGCCACCGACAAAATCCTCGGCTCGATCGGCGACTACGGCGTGACGAGCGATCGCGGCCTGACGCTCATGGGGTCTGGATCCACCGGCGACTTCATCAAGATCTCCGCCGATCGCCTCACCCTGAGCTTCCGGCTTACCGCGGCCGGCGACCAGATGCAGCAGTTCCGCGTGGTCACCGGGTTTATGGGCCCGGGAGATTTCAACGGCGACGGCATCGTCAACAGCGCCGATCTCACCGTGTGGAAGACGGCCTTCGGCACGTCAGCCGCCGGCGACGCCAACGGCGACGGCATCACCGACGGGGCCGACTTCATGATCTGGCAGCAGAACAACGGCACGGGCGTCGCCTACGGATCGTCGGCCGTCGCCAGCAACGTGACCAACGTCGCTGCTAACACGACGAGCGTCGCCGCGGTTCCGGAACCCTCGGCGGCGGCAATGTTGTTGATCGGCATGGCGGCTTCCGCCGCAGGAATCCAGCGGCGGAAGAAAGCGGTTCGCATCGGATGA
- a CDS encoding sulfotransferase family protein: MEADSLDRPIIVVGAPRSGTTLLGRLLGEHPALAHVDEPRLTWRYGNDAKGDMLTGRDARPEVCRHIRAKFAEAVRNDGKQRLLEKTPSNSLRMEFVDRALPGCIFVHIIRDGVESSLAIRRFWQDHAHGVDRGKLWERLREIRLRQLPYYGREFIRRVAPKSMSGLVRRPVWGPRIPGIDSLLLELELIEVCALQWRTCVEAACHYGRELPADRYREVRLEEMSLEKLREILAFCQLEPSPEVEAAFARDFDSQQTAHRRSVAQPEDLELINKWTESTRKWLGYSD; the protein is encoded by the coding sequence ATGGAAGCAGATTCTTTAGATCGCCCGATTATCGTCGTCGGGGCGCCGCGCTCCGGGACGACCCTGCTGGGGCGATTGCTCGGCGAGCACCCTGCGCTGGCGCACGTCGATGAGCCTCGCCTTACCTGGCGGTACGGTAACGACGCCAAGGGGGATATGCTCACCGGCCGCGACGCCCGCCCGGAAGTTTGCCGGCATATCCGCGCGAAGTTCGCGGAGGCCGTGCGTAATGACGGGAAGCAACGGCTGCTGGAAAAGACGCCGAGCAACTCGCTGCGGATGGAGTTCGTCGATCGGGCGTTGCCGGGCTGTATTTTCGTTCACATCATTCGCGACGGCGTGGAATCGTCGCTCGCGATTCGGCGGTTCTGGCAAGATCACGCCCACGGCGTCGACCGCGGCAAACTGTGGGAGCGGCTGCGGGAGATTCGCCTGCGGCAGTTGCCGTACTACGGCCGCGAGTTCATTCGGCGCGTCGCTCCCAAGTCGATGTCGGGGCTCGTACGGCGCCCCGTTTGGGGGCCCCGCATTCCGGGGATCGATTCGCTGCTGCTGGAACTGGAACTGATTGAAGTTTGCGCCCTGCAGTGGCGGACGTGCGTCGAGGCGGCCTGCCATTACGGCCGCGAGCTGCCGGCCGACCGCTACCGGGAAGTTCGGTTGGAGGAGATGTCGCTCGAGAAGCTGCGAGAGATTCTCGCCTTCTGCCAACTCGAACCGTCGCCGGAAGTCGAGGCGGCGTTCGCGCGGGACTTCGATTCGCAGCAGACGGCCCACCGGCGGAGCGTCGCCCAGCCGGAAGATTTGGAACTGATCAACAAGTGGACCGAGTCGACCCGCAAGTGGCTCGGCTACAGTGACTGA
- a CDS encoding glycosyltransferase family 4 protein — protein sequence MPAKTPPTLLLISQVYPPDPTSVGQHMHDAAVEIVNRGWRVIVYTSARGYTDSSQKYLRRETRDGVEIRRLPLSSFGKSTLALRLLGQILFVAQVALRGMFLPKLSAILVSTSPPMAGAAALWIRFFRRVPVKFWVMDLSVDQMIEAGLAKPNAITTRLLRGVYRRTLQKSQGIVALDRFMEERIAKTYGVDKNVYVMPPWPHEDHVDPVSHAENPFRTQHELTDKFVFMYSGNMGIGHPIDVLLQAARQLEDMPNVMLLFIGGGVRRAEVEREIAERKPKNVMLLPYQPIDQLRYSLSAADVHLVTMEDGGIGCFHPCKVYGAMAVGRPVLFAGPDPSHVTDLIERYMMGWRISPHDPAQAAQEMRRIAGLPTAELQAMGERARAAITQALSKTQLCNRFCDVVVSGVGG from the coding sequence ATGCCTGCAAAAACGCCCCCGACATTGCTGTTAATTTCGCAGGTCTACCCTCCCGACCCGACGTCGGTGGGGCAGCACATGCATGACGCGGCCGTGGAGATTGTGAACCGCGGCTGGCGGGTGATCGTGTACACCTCGGCGCGCGGATACACCGATTCGTCGCAAAAGTACCTGCGGCGGGAGACGCGCGACGGCGTCGAGATTCGTCGGCTGCCGCTTTCAAGTTTTGGCAAAAGCACGCTGGCGTTGCGGCTGCTGGGGCAGATTCTATTCGTGGCGCAAGTGGCGCTGCGCGGGATGTTCTTGCCAAAGCTCTCAGCGATTCTGGTGAGCACCAGCCCGCCTATGGCAGGCGCGGCAGCACTCTGGATTCGTTTCTTCCGCCGCGTGCCGGTGAAGTTCTGGGTGATGGACCTGAGCGTCGATCAGATGATCGAGGCGGGGCTCGCCAAGCCGAACGCAATCACTACTCGGCTGCTGCGCGGGGTCTACCGCCGGACGCTGCAGAAGTCGCAGGGGATCGTCGCGCTCGACCGGTTCATGGAAGAGCGGATCGCCAAGACCTACGGCGTCGATAAGAACGTCTACGTGATGCCGCCCTGGCCGCATGAGGATCACGTCGATCCAGTATCGCATGCGGAGAACCCGTTCCGCACGCAGCATGAACTGACGGACAAATTCGTCTTCATGTACAGCGGCAACATGGGGATTGGGCATCCGATCGACGTGCTGCTGCAAGCGGCGCGGCAGCTAGAGGATATGCCCAACGTGATGCTGTTGTTTATCGGCGGCGGCGTGCGGCGGGCGGAAGTTGAGCGCGAGATCGCCGAGCGGAAGCCGAAGAACGTCATGCTGCTGCCGTACCAGCCGATCGACCAGCTGCGGTATTCGCTTTCGGCGGCCGACGTCCATCTGGTGACGATGGAAGACGGCGGCATCGGCTGTTTTCACCCCTGTAAAGTCTACGGGGCGATGGCCGTGGGGCGTCCGGTGCTGTTTGCCGGGCCCGATCCGTCGCATGTGACAGACCTGATTGAGCGATATATGATGGGGTGGCGTATTTCACCCCACGATCCGGCCCAAGCAGCCCAGGAAATGCGGCGAATTGCGGGTCTGCCGACGGCGGAGCTCCAAGCGATGGGCGAGCGAGCGCGAGCCGCGATCACCCAGGCTCTAAGCAAGACCCAACTCTGTAATCGGTTCTGCGACGTCGTCGTGAGCGGCGTCGGCGGGTGA
- a CDS encoding SDR family NAD(P)-dependent oxidoreductase, producing the protein MKPQDSAIVITGSSRGIGLGLTNVMLERGWHVFGCSRGPSEVQHERYQHFEIDVADEKGVVHLFGGVRKSGKPLYAVLNNAGTASMNHVLTTPFETMKKLFAVNVFGTMLCSREAAKLMLRHKTGRIINFGSVAVPYSLEGEAVYTASKSAVEAYTKVLAREMGEHGITANSVSPNPVKTDLIAGVPVEKMTRLINRQSIKRYGEFEDVLRVVDFLLDPENTFVTGQVIYLGGP; encoded by the coding sequence ATGAAGCCGCAAGATTCCGCGATCGTCATCACCGGTTCCAGCCGCGGCATCGGCCTGGGGCTCACCAACGTCATGCTCGAACGGGGCTGGCATGTCTTCGGCTGCAGCCGCGGCCCGAGCGAGGTGCAGCACGAGCGCTACCAGCATTTCGAAATCGACGTCGCCGATGAGAAGGGCGTCGTCCACCTGTTCGGCGGCGTTCGCAAGAGCGGCAAGCCGTTGTACGCGGTGCTGAACAACGCCGGCACGGCGTCGATGAACCACGTGCTGACGACGCCGTTCGAAACGATGAAGAAGCTGTTCGCCGTGAACGTCTTCGGCACGATGCTTTGCAGCCGCGAAGCGGCGAAGCTGATGCTGCGGCACAAGACAGGCCGGATCATCAACTTCGGCAGCGTCGCGGTGCCGTATTCGCTGGAAGGCGAGGCGGTCTACACGGCGTCGAAATCGGCGGTCGAGGCCTACACGAAGGTGCTGGCCCGCGAGATGGGCGAGCATGGGATCACCGCCAACTCGGTGTCGCCGAACCCGGTGAAAACCGACCTGATTGCCGGCGTGCCGGTCGAGAAGATGACGCGGCTGATCAACCGGCAGTCGATCAAGCGGTACGGCGAGTTCGAAGACGTGCTGCGGGTGGTCGACTTCCTGCTCGATCCGGAAAACACGTTCGTCACCGGGCAGGTGATTTATCTCGGAGGTCCGTGA
- a CDS encoding class I adenylate-forming enzyme family protein produces MPLTWLLDRFREHADDDAIVWHDQITRYGELLERVERAEEFLRANDVRPGQAVMLDADFSPNAIALLLAAMQNRNIIVPIARHVTADRDKYCRLAQVSHRLSVNADDSYGCVSETGIEPSHELYKQLHESQSPGLILFSSGSTGEPKGAVHSLDFLLNKFKLSRHTQRMITFLLFDHIGGFNTMMYGLANHGCIITLPSRDAATVCRAVEKYRAEVLPASPTFLNLLLVSGEYAKHDLSSLKIINYATEVMPAATLERLNAAFPGVTFRQSYGMTELGIMRTQSRDNASTWIRVGGEDYQTRVVDNILHIKAKSSMLGYLNAPSPFDAEGWFNTQDEVEVDGEWLRFKGRKSDIINVGGEKVYPAEVETVILEVDNIADATVTKEANPLTGSIVVAEVTLHQDEPLPNVIKRIRQHCFSKLPSYKVPVKIRLSDASARVSERFKKQRGEK; encoded by the coding sequence ATGCCGCTCACGTGGCTGCTGGACCGATTTCGGGAACATGCCGACGACGACGCGATCGTTTGGCACGACCAGATCACGCGCTACGGCGAACTGCTGGAGCGGGTTGAACGGGCCGAGGAATTTCTGCGGGCGAACGACGTGCGGCCGGGCCAGGCCGTGATGCTCGACGCCGATTTTTCGCCCAACGCGATCGCGCTGCTGCTCGCGGCCATGCAGAACCGCAACATCATCGTGCCGATTGCTCGGCATGTGACGGCTGATCGCGATAAGTATTGCCGCCTGGCGCAGGTGAGTCACCGACTAAGCGTTAACGCCGACGACAGCTACGGCTGCGTTTCGGAAACGGGCATCGAGCCGTCCCATGAGCTGTACAAGCAGCTGCACGAATCGCAAAGCCCAGGGCTCATCCTGTTCAGCTCTGGTTCGACCGGCGAGCCGAAGGGGGCGGTCCACAGCCTCGACTTCCTGCTGAACAAGTTCAAGCTTTCCCGCCACACGCAGCGAATGATCACGTTCCTGCTGTTCGACCATATCGGCGGGTTCAACACGATGATGTACGGCCTGGCCAATCATGGCTGCATCATCACGCTGCCGTCGCGCGACGCGGCGACTGTTTGCCGGGCGGTGGAGAAGTATCGGGCCGAGGTGCTGCCGGCGTCGCCGACGTTCCTCAACTTGCTGCTGGTTAGCGGCGAGTACGCGAAGCACGACCTCTCGAGCCTGAAGATCATCAACTACGCCACCGAGGTGATGCCGGCGGCGACGCTCGAGCGGCTGAACGCCGCGTTCCCGGGGGTGACGTTCCGGCAGTCGTACGGCATGACGGAACTGGGAATCATGCGGACCCAGTCGCGGGACAACGCCTCGACCTGGATTCGCGTCGGCGGCGAGGATTACCAGACGCGGGTGGTCGACAACATCCTGCACATCAAGGCGAAGTCGTCGATGCTGGGCTATTTGAACGCTCCGTCGCCGTTCGACGCCGAGGGGTGGTTCAACACGCAGGACGAGGTGGAAGTCGACGGCGAGTGGCTGCGATTTAAGGGCCGTAAGTCGGACATCATTAACGTCGGCGGCGAGAAGGTTTACCCGGCCGAGGTCGAGACCGTCATTTTGGAAGTCGACAACATTGCCGACGCCACGGTGACGAAGGAAGCGAATCCGCTCACGGGCAGCATCGTCGTCGCCGAGGTGACGCTCCACCAGGACGAGCCGTTGCCGAACGTCATCAAGCGGATTCGGCAGCATTGCTTCTCGAAATTGCCGTCGTATAAAGTTCCGGTGAAGATCCGGCTGAGCGACGCGTCGGCGCGGGTGAGCGAGCGGTTCAAGAAACAGCGAGGCGAAAAGTAG
- a CDS encoding polysaccharide deacetylase family protein has translation MKSAAASPVVNALSFDIEDWFHMVGIDAVDKPELWPTFPSLAERYTDQILQALADANVRATFFTLGWIADRHPALVRRIADAGHELGTHSYWHRQCFTLTPEELREDLRRSIDAIENAGGQKLLGFRAPTFSIIPGSEWVFDVLLDLGLKYDASLFPGVHGGGGYPCPMERHYFTGAPSGRPMPELPMSMMTLLGRRIAFSGGGYLRLLPPWLIRRGFDQLNAQGIPVVAYLHPRDFAADCPRVPMPPHRKFKCYVGLGSTAAKFKMLLERYRFTTCAEVAGIVQ, from the coding sequence ATGAAGAGCGCCGCCGCGTCGCCGGTCGTCAACGCCCTGTCGTTCGACATCGAAGATTGGTTCCACATGGTCGGGATCGACGCTGTCGATAAGCCCGAGCTGTGGCCGACGTTTCCATCGCTGGCCGAACGCTACACCGATCAAATTCTGCAGGCGCTCGCCGATGCGAACGTGCGGGCGACGTTCTTCACGCTGGGATGGATTGCCGATCGGCACCCGGCGCTCGTGCGGCGGATTGCCGACGCGGGGCATGAACTCGGCACGCACTCGTACTGGCACCGGCAATGCTTCACGCTGACGCCGGAAGAACTGCGCGAAGATTTGCGGCGTTCGATCGATGCGATCGAAAACGCGGGGGGGCAGAAACTGCTCGGGTTTCGTGCGCCGACGTTCTCGATCATCCCGGGGAGCGAGTGGGTTTTCGACGTACTGCTCGACCTAGGGCTGAAGTACGACGCCAGCCTGTTCCCGGGCGTACATGGCGGCGGCGGGTACCCTTGTCCGATGGAACGGCACTACTTCACCGGCGCCCCGTCGGGCCGGCCGATGCCGGAACTGCCGATGAGCATGATGACGCTGCTGGGGCGGCGGATTGCGTTTTCCGGCGGCGGCTATTTGCGGCTGCTGCCGCCCTGGCTAATTCGCCGCGGGTTCGACCAGCTTAACGCTCAGGGCATCCCGGTGGTGGCTTACCTCCACCCGCGCGACTTCGCGGCGGATTGCCCGCGAGTGCCGATGCCGCCGCATCGGAAGTTCAAGTGTTACGTCGGCCTCGGATCGACGGCGGCGAAGTTCAAGATGCTGCTCGAGCGCTATCGGTTTACCACCTGCGCCGAGGTGGCGGGTATTGTCCAGTGA